One Ooceraea biroi isolate clonal line C1 chromosome 6, Obir_v5.4, whole genome shotgun sequence genomic window carries:
- the LOC105284068 gene encoding breast cancer type 2 susceptibility protein homolog isoform X3, producing MNTDKIEVTPKCEQFTPDVKSVDRIISESPVIVSRAARKRPKRRRIFRSSTSIDPMAVTNNEDVIVDVKLEATLTSENTTSIMRDDTLNAAASISSADNVPKDCESKVCNRIQETCSSEELEKKNTDYSNTSTQDFFINASFSDVDKICSNSFNKQPTNEIIESERNVEVNENVGFFTARGASINVSTKALSKAKRLFADTFDADEVQAENYEPSAKKNSIEQKDKHLPSPSFVDSASISIAKKVLPKPKLQFTEQLKDSNKMYTTDSRKRFVNKSPVEDAIPILFSTASGAPINISKEALSKAKTLLADGSNENNDDDHNVLIKHCEKSLSTDRNSMKQSSIALPFSTIDNRSISVSKQSLTKPRMIFTEHLDTAVELIISNKVDNSDNDQCNVKASNIGFQTASGKAISISEQALSKAKALFAEQLDNPLESDVTKEIGSDAGELKRQEAEVSEIGFQTARGKPINISEQALSKAKALCAELLNDPLESDIAKDINVHNKKMKKLEEKLLNIEFQTIRDRSVNISEEVSKRKSFTGRLEETLQPIITKKAEVNDEVENKQEVQVPNIELHTTSISEKTLSKSKALFADQFDHPSTIDISENVHDEKIKKCDGKLASIGFQTARGTSISISEEALSRAKALFADQFGNPSEIDIAENVNRDDEEIKKRNVKVSYDEYRIANYQRITVANKAPLKAQELISNDCVDESTPDNALAAFQKRKLSSDENTPLSRGPVSELKKARLSNEFLARRLSFENVDTDNEERSKPKDTCATSKITNNETTDDECIKKVQASCTADLSNEIASTIKLCPDGREQIGSITDFDLGSPERGTEQSTELDTASSPVIGRQPISRKRKSLGRRKDRRSVPADKMMLNDENVSSRGNILPGNAPCKEKADVNESNAETQKERQSNTESSDYGDTQMMMDFIDESAKILRNRLAAALEQEEVITAKRRCGSKRQLTGHLYRCKQTDANARLSLRQIANGAPPTPRSHQELIDQRIPPNILAITAATAASYKFRCSDFYGSDVARGNVRGIGMEDGVRLILDENGYVGVWEFLRAFLASPGVDPNLVPARWVDNHYRWIVWKLASMDRMKFGTVELPRALTPSYVMAQLKYRYDREIDRSQRPAIRRILEKDDVASKRMILCVSSIVENSNVSTEVGKSPRIGAPKWKIELTDGWYGIPACIDAGLARAISMGKIREGAKLVVSGAELLNCDQGCYPLEAPADVCLKLHANSARRARWDTKLGYAPRSGPIPIKLRNVCASGGLIGKMTITVARVYPMLYHERTASGDSIVRNVKCEEKAQSKYEQQCWSKIEAFYANAEDFQGDDLSGKTAGMTIQLSEDYESLSTEEFVPKKQRDELMQELRLREEKFKQELQSKLRASLPAPRRVSTLLKVRVCDEDANAILAIWSPSEEVVDVLKEGGRVSLSNVVAAGKRYRSCEREVAASHGYGITYNEFYEHATSVQLFDRGCELQLTARRSAIFKPARCNASYPARVCTPFCEITNSKFAPPYGEFDTVGFVCSVGPAPYGMKDFEVVHLAYSEADSNDPLYLSILFWQGIASFGYAEILTVGSIVACSNLEWRRATPWNIPAAYCTDRSTFTCNPRQNYLYEPFENLRNLITEPAKYVERCTSKLNAELQKKPTPTRYAPGKNTPNKIYSSGSSVDRKAFSDYTSPLSRLGTSSSLSFTAANPSIQRRLKKLQYYGDAPELSPIVLRQSKNLSLDFKSPIRIPDAISTKDTPSTDELNNSSSSDAPQK from the exons ATGAACACAGATAAa ATAGAGGTAACACCTAAGTGTGAACAGTTCACACCTGATGTTAAAAGTGTGGATAGAATCATTTCTGAGTCTCCTGTTATTGTCTCCAGGGCAGCACGTAAGCGGCCTAAGCGTCGTCGTATATTTAGATCTTCCACATCCATAGATCCAATGGCTGTGACAAACAATGAAGATGTGATTGTAGATGTAAAACTAGAAGCAACCCTTACATCTGAAAATACCACTTCCATAATGCGAGATGACACTCTAAATGCTGCAGCATCCATTTCATCCGCTGATAATGTTCCTAAAGATTGTGAGTCGAAAGTTTGTAACAGAATTCAAGAAACATGTTCTAGTGaagaattagaaaaaaagaataccgATTATTCAAATACATCTACGCAAGACTTTTTCATCAATGCTTCATTTAGTGATGTAGATAAGATATGCTCCAAcagttttaataaacaaccgACAAACGAGATTAttgagagtgagagaaatgtTGAAGTCAATGAAAATGTAGGCTTTTTTACTGCTCGTGGTGCTTCAATTAATGTCTCGACGAAGGCGTTGTCCAAAGCGAAGCGACTGTTCGCAGACACCTTTGATGCGGATGAAGTGCAAGCGGAGAATTATGAACCATCCGCTAAGAAGAATTCTATTGAACAGAAAGATAAACATTTGCCATCCCCTTCATTCGTTGATAGCGCTTCCATTAGCATCGCGAAAAAGGTTTTACCCAAACCTAAGCTACAATTTACGGAACAGTTGAAGGATTCCAATAAAATGTATACTACAGATTCTAGAAAGCGATTCGTAAATAAAAGTCCTGTTGAAGATGCGATTCCTATTTTATTCTCAACTGCAAGTGGTGCTCCCATCAATATTTCGAAAGAAGCATTATCCAAAGCGAAGACTTTATTAGCAGATGGATCAAACgagaataatgatgatgatcatAATGTATTGATAAAACATTGTGAAAAATCATTGTCCACAGATAGAAATTCCATGAAGCAAAGTAGCATAGCTCTGCCATTTTCCACAATTGATAACAGATCAATTAGTGTTTCGAAACAATCATTGACCAAACCACGAATGATATTTACGGAACACTTGGACACTGCCGTTGAACTAATCATTTCTAATAAagtcgataattctgataacgACCAATGCAATGTGAAAGCTTCAAATATTGGATTTCAAACTGCTAGTGGTAAAGCTATCAGTATTTCTGAGCAAGCATTATCTAAAGCAAAAGCACTATTTGCAGAACAATTGGATAATCCATTAGAATCGGATGTTACAAAGGAAATCGGTAGCGATGCTGGTGAATTAAAAAGACAAGAAGCAGAAGTTTCAGAAATTGGATTCCAAACCGCTCGTGGTAAACCTATCAATATTTCTGAGCAGGCATTGTCTAAAGCAAAAGCATTATGTGCAGAGCTATTGAATGATCCATTAGAATCGGACATTGCAAAGGATATCAATGTTCataacaaaaaaatgaaaaaattagaagaaaaacttttaaatattgaGTTTCAAACAATTCGCGATAGATCCGTTAATATTTCCGAAGAAGTGTCGAAAAGAAAATCATTTACAGGACGATTGGAGGAGACATTACAACCGATTATTACAAAGAAAGCTGAAGTTAATGATGAAGTAGAGAACAAGCAAGAAGTACAAGTCCCAAACATCGAATTGCACACTACATCCATCTCAGAAAAGACATTGTCCAAATCAAAAGCATTATTTGCCGATCAATTCGATCATCCTTCGACAATAGACATCTCAGAAAACGTTCATGAtgagaagataaaaaaatgtgatgGAAAACTTGCAAGCATTGGATTCCAAACTGCTCGTGGTACATCCATCAGTATCTCAGAAGAAGCATTATCCAGGGCAAAAGCGTTATTTGCCGATCAATTCGGCAATCCTTCGGAAATTGATATTGCAGAGAACGTTAATCGTGATGATGAAGAGATAAAGAAACGTAATGTAAAAGTTTCGTACGATGAATATCGAATTGCCAACTATCAACGAATAACAGTTGCGAATAAAGCTCCATTAAAGGCGCAAGAATTAATCTCTAACGACTGTGTGGATGAGAGTACTCCAGACAACGCGCTTGCAGCATTTCAAAAACGCAAACTAAGCTCAGACGAGAACACGCCGCTGAGCAGGGGTCCCGTGTCCGAGTTGAAGAAAGCTCGCCTCAGCAACGAGTTCCTAGCTCGAAGATTATCTTTCGAAAACGTTGACACGGACAACGAGGAGAGGAGTAAACCAAAAGATACATGCGCTACGAGCAAAATTACGAACAACGAAACTACAGACGACGAATGTATCAAAAAAGTTCAAGCATCTTGCACTGCCGATTTATCGAATGAAATAGCGAGCACTATCAAGCTTTGCCCGGATGGGAGAGAACAAATAGGTTCCATTACGGATTTTGACTTAGGCTCGCCTGAAAGAGGTACTGAACAGTCAACCGAATTGGATACAGCGAGCAGTCCTGTTATAGGAAGGCAGCCCATCTCGAGAAAGCGAAAGAGTTTAGGACGCCGAAAGGATCGACGAAGCGTACCAGCAGACAAGATGATGCTAAACGACGAGAATGTATCGTCACGAGGAAACATCCTGCCAGGAAATGCACCTTGCAAAGAAAAGGCCGACGTGAACGAATCAAACGCTGAAACGCAGAAGGAGAGGCAGAGTAACACCGAGTCGAGTGATTACGGTGACACTCAGATGATGATGGATTTCATCGACGAATCGGCGAAGATCCTGCGGAATCGTCTGGCAGCCGCGTTGGAACAGGAAGAGGTCATCACCGCCAAAAGGAGGTGTGGCTCGAAGAGGCAGTTGACCGGTCATCTATATCGCTGTAAGCAGACCGATGCTAACGCCCGTTTGTCATTGAGGCAGATCGCCAACGGCGCACCACCCACGCCGCGTTCGCATCAGGAGCTCATCGATCAGCGAATACCGCCGAATATCCTGGCGATCACCGCCGCGACGGCCGCGTCGTACAAGTTTCGATGCTCCGACTTTTACGGTAGCGACGTGGCGCGAGGTAACGTTCGCGGAATAGGAATGGAGGACGGCGTGCGCCTAATCCTCGATGAAAACGGGTACGTGGGAGTCTGGGAGTTCCTCCGTGCCTTTCTTGCCAGTCCGGGCGTAGATCCTAATCTCGTTCCCGCGCGCTGGGTCGACAATCATTACCGCTGGATCGTGTGGAAGCTGGCGTCGATGGATAGAATGAAATTCGGCACGGTCGAATTACCCAG AGCTTTAACACCTTCATATGTAATGGCGCAATTAAAGTATCGGTATGATCGGGAGATTGATCGGTCTCAGCGACCAGCGATAAGGCGTATCTTGGAGAAGGATGACGTCGCGTCCAAGAGGATGATCCTATGCGTATCATCTATTGTCgaa AACAGCAACGTAAGTACAGAAGTAGGAAAGAGTCCGCGCATAGGCGCACCGAAGTGGAAGATAGAATTAACCGATGGCTGGTACGGTATACCCGCCTGTATCGATGCAGGTTTGGCGAGAGCCATATCGATGGGCAAAATAAGAGAGGGCGCAAAATTAGTAGTGTCCGGCGCGGAATTGCTAAACTGCGATCAAGGTTGCTATCCACTGGAG GCACCCGCTGACGTGTGCTTGAAATTGCACGCGAATTCAGCCAGACGTGCACGATGGGACACGAAATTGGGATACGCGCCGCGTTCGGGACCGATACCCATCAAGTTACGCAACGTGTGCGCGAGCGGCGGTCTAATCGGCAAAATGACGATTACCGTCGCCAGAGTGTATCCGATGTTGTATCACGAGAGAACCGCATCCGGGGATTCAA TTGTCAGAAACGTCAAATGCGAGGAGAAAGCGCAAAGCAAGTACGAACAGCAATGCTGGTCCAAGATAGAGGCATTCTACGCTAACGCGGAGGACTTTCAAGGTGACGATCTTTCCGGCAAAACGGCCGGTATGACGATTCAATTGAGCGAAGATTACGAGAGCTTATCCACGGAG GAATTTGTCCCGAAAAAACAACGTGACGAGTTAATGCAAGAGTTACGCCTGAGGGAGGAAAAATTCAAGCAGGAATTGCAATCGAAATTACGCGCGAGTCTACCAGCGCCGCGACGAGTCTCCACGTTGCTCAAAGTTCGCGTGTGCGACGAGGACGCGAACGCTATCCTCGCGATCTGGTCGCCCAGCGAGGAAGTCGTCGATGTGCTCAAGGAAGGCGGCCGCGTCTCGCTTAGCAACGTCGTCGCTGCCGGAAAGAGGTATCGCTCTTGTGAAAGGGAAGTAGCCGCATCGCACGGATATGGTATTACGTATAATGAGTTTTACGAGCATGCAACAAGCGTACAATTGTTCGACAGGGGGTGCGAACTGCAGCTGACCGCGCGCCGGTCCGCGATTTTCAAACCGGCAAGGTGCAATGCGTCTTATCCTGCCAGAGTGTGCACGCCGTTTTGCGAGATAACGAATTCCAAGTTCGCTCCGCCTTATGGGGAATTCGATACGGTCGGGTTTGTCTGCTCCGTCGGTCCTGCCCCTTAC GGCATGAAGGATTTCGAAGTTGTACATTTAGCGTATTCGGAAGCCGATTCGAATGATCCTTTGTATCTCTCGATATTGTTTTGGCAAGGAATAGCCAGTTTTGGCTACGCGGAGATTCTTACTGTCGGATCCATCGTAGCGTGCAGTAATCTAGAATGGCGCAGGGCAACTCCGTGGAACATACCGGCGGCATATTGCACGGACAGGAGTACTTTTACATGCAATCCTCGCCAGAATTATTTGTACGAACCCTTTGAAAATTTGCGAAATCTGATCACG GAACCTGCCAAGTACGTTGAGAGATGTACTTCTAAACTTAATGCAGAATTGCAAAAGAagccgacgccgacgcgttACGCGCCCGGTAAAAATACTccgaataaaatatacagtTCGGGGTCAAGCGTCGACCGAAAAGCATTCAGCGACTATACGTCGCCGCTGTCAAGATTGGGAACTAGCAGTAGCTTGAGTTTTACTGCAGCTAATCCCTCGATTCAAAGACGACTTAAAAAACTCCAATATTATGGTGACGCGCCCGAATTATCTCCGATTGTACTAAGGCAATCCAAGAACCTCTCTTTGGACTTTAAATCGCCCATTCGTATTCCGGACGCGATCTCGACGAAAGACACGCCAAGTACTGATGAATTGAACAATTCAAGTTCGTCCGATGCGCCACAGAAATAA
- the LOC105284068 gene encoding breast cancer type 2 susceptibility protein homolog isoform X1, whose product MSICWSEVIDGKCRMSDTTKPAGIDDSNTTVKNLLTSDDTENESDELFSDDDQKKEIKCSSDVARDVSVLSRSETPLSFGDSNLSTINPSDAVVPSTPLSLLPFLNKINEQWTSDLETPQAQPCNAKAAMNTDKIEVTPKCEQFTPDVKSVDRIISESPVIVSRAARKRPKRRRIFRSSTSIDPMAVTNNEDVIVDVKLEATLTSENTTSIMRDDTLNAAASISSADNVPKDCESKVCNRIQETCSSEELEKKNTDYSNTSTQDFFINASFSDVDKICSNSFNKQPTNEIIESERNVEVNENVGFFTARGASINVSTKALSKAKRLFADTFDADEVQAENYEPSAKKNSIEQKDKHLPSPSFVDSASISIAKKVLPKPKLQFTEQLKDSNKMYTTDSRKRFVNKSPVEDAIPILFSTASGAPINISKEALSKAKTLLADGSNENNDDDHNVLIKHCEKSLSTDRNSMKQSSIALPFSTIDNRSISVSKQSLTKPRMIFTEHLDTAVELIISNKVDNSDNDQCNVKASNIGFQTASGKAISISEQALSKAKALFAEQLDNPLESDVTKEIGSDAGELKRQEAEVSEIGFQTARGKPINISEQALSKAKALCAELLNDPLESDIAKDINVHNKKMKKLEEKLLNIEFQTIRDRSVNISEEVSKRKSFTGRLEETLQPIITKKAEVNDEVENKQEVQVPNIELHTTSISEKTLSKSKALFADQFDHPSTIDISENVHDEKIKKCDGKLASIGFQTARGTSISISEEALSRAKALFADQFGNPSEIDIAENVNRDDEEIKKRNVKVSYDEYRIANYQRITVANKAPLKAQELISNDCVDESTPDNALAAFQKRKLSSDENTPLSRGPVSELKKARLSNEFLARRLSFENVDTDNEERSKPKDTCATSKITNNETTDDECIKKVQASCTADLSNEIASTIKLCPDGREQIGSITDFDLGSPERGTEQSTELDTASSPVIGRQPISRKRKSLGRRKDRRSVPADKMMLNDENVSSRGNILPGNAPCKEKADVNESNAETQKERQSNTESSDYGDTQMMMDFIDESAKILRNRLAAALEQEEVITAKRRCGSKRQLTGHLYRCKQTDANARLSLRQIANGAPPTPRSHQELIDQRIPPNILAITAATAASYKFRCSDFYGSDVARGNVRGIGMEDGVRLILDENGYVGVWEFLRAFLASPGVDPNLVPARWVDNHYRWIVWKLASMDRMKFGTVELPRALTPSYVMAQLKYRYDREIDRSQRPAIRRILEKDDVASKRMILCVSSIVENSNVSTEVGKSPRIGAPKWKIELTDGWYGIPACIDAGLARAISMGKIREGAKLVVSGAELLNCDQGCYPLEAPADVCLKLHANSARRARWDTKLGYAPRSGPIPIKLRNVCASGGLIGKMTITVARVYPMLYHERTASGDSIVRNVKCEEKAQSKYEQQCWSKIEAFYANAEDFQGDDLSGKTAGMTIQLSEDYESLSTEEFVPKKQRDELMQELRLREEKFKQELQSKLRASLPAPRRVSTLLKVRVCDEDANAILAIWSPSEEVVDVLKEGGRVSLSNVVAAGKRYRSCEREVAASHGYGITYNEFYEHATSVQLFDRGCELQLTARRSAIFKPARCNASYPARVCTPFCEITNSKFAPPYGEFDTVGFVCSVGPAPYGMKDFEVVHLAYSEADSNDPLYLSILFWQGIASFGYAEILTVGSIVACSNLEWRRATPWNIPAAYCTDRSTFTCNPRQNYLYEPFENLRNLITEPAKYVERCTSKLNAELQKKPTPTRYAPGKNTPNKIYSSGSSVDRKAFSDYTSPLSRLGTSSSLSFTAANPSIQRRLKKLQYYGDAPELSPIVLRQSKNLSLDFKSPIRIPDAISTKDTPSTDELNNSSSSDAPQK is encoded by the exons ATGTCAATTTGTTGGAGCGAGGTGATAGACGGCAAGTGCAGAATGAGTGACACGACGAAGCCTGCAGGAATCGACGATTCCAACACAACAGTCAAGAATTTGCTGACATCTGACGACACCGAGAACGAATCCGACGAATTGTTTTCAG ATGACGATCAAAAGAAAGAGATCAAGTGTAGTTCTGATGTTGCCCGGGACGTTTCAGTTTTGAGTCGGTCCGAGACACCTTTATCTTTTGGTGACTCAAATTTGAGCACAAT AAATCCAAGTGATGCTGTAGTCCCATCCACGCCACTGAGTCTGTtaccatttttaaataaaattaatgaacagTGGACTAGTGATTTAGAGACGCCGCAAGCTCAGCCTTGCAATGCGAAAGCAGCAATGAACACAGATAAa ATAGAGGTAACACCTAAGTGTGAACAGTTCACACCTGATGTTAAAAGTGTGGATAGAATCATTTCTGAGTCTCCTGTTATTGTCTCCAGGGCAGCACGTAAGCGGCCTAAGCGTCGTCGTATATTTAGATCTTCCACATCCATAGATCCAATGGCTGTGACAAACAATGAAGATGTGATTGTAGATGTAAAACTAGAAGCAACCCTTACATCTGAAAATACCACTTCCATAATGCGAGATGACACTCTAAATGCTGCAGCATCCATTTCATCCGCTGATAATGTTCCTAAAGATTGTGAGTCGAAAGTTTGTAACAGAATTCAAGAAACATGTTCTAGTGaagaattagaaaaaaagaataccgATTATTCAAATACATCTACGCAAGACTTTTTCATCAATGCTTCATTTAGTGATGTAGATAAGATATGCTCCAAcagttttaataaacaaccgACAAACGAGATTAttgagagtgagagaaatgtTGAAGTCAATGAAAATGTAGGCTTTTTTACTGCTCGTGGTGCTTCAATTAATGTCTCGACGAAGGCGTTGTCCAAAGCGAAGCGACTGTTCGCAGACACCTTTGATGCGGATGAAGTGCAAGCGGAGAATTATGAACCATCCGCTAAGAAGAATTCTATTGAACAGAAAGATAAACATTTGCCATCCCCTTCATTCGTTGATAGCGCTTCCATTAGCATCGCGAAAAAGGTTTTACCCAAACCTAAGCTACAATTTACGGAACAGTTGAAGGATTCCAATAAAATGTATACTACAGATTCTAGAAAGCGATTCGTAAATAAAAGTCCTGTTGAAGATGCGATTCCTATTTTATTCTCAACTGCAAGTGGTGCTCCCATCAATATTTCGAAAGAAGCATTATCCAAAGCGAAGACTTTATTAGCAGATGGATCAAACgagaataatgatgatgatcatAATGTATTGATAAAACATTGTGAAAAATCATTGTCCACAGATAGAAATTCCATGAAGCAAAGTAGCATAGCTCTGCCATTTTCCACAATTGATAACAGATCAATTAGTGTTTCGAAACAATCATTGACCAAACCACGAATGATATTTACGGAACACTTGGACACTGCCGTTGAACTAATCATTTCTAATAAagtcgataattctgataacgACCAATGCAATGTGAAAGCTTCAAATATTGGATTTCAAACTGCTAGTGGTAAAGCTATCAGTATTTCTGAGCAAGCATTATCTAAAGCAAAAGCACTATTTGCAGAACAATTGGATAATCCATTAGAATCGGATGTTACAAAGGAAATCGGTAGCGATGCTGGTGAATTAAAAAGACAAGAAGCAGAAGTTTCAGAAATTGGATTCCAAACCGCTCGTGGTAAACCTATCAATATTTCTGAGCAGGCATTGTCTAAAGCAAAAGCATTATGTGCAGAGCTATTGAATGATCCATTAGAATCGGACATTGCAAAGGATATCAATGTTCataacaaaaaaatgaaaaaattagaagaaaaacttttaaatattgaGTTTCAAACAATTCGCGATAGATCCGTTAATATTTCCGAAGAAGTGTCGAAAAGAAAATCATTTACAGGACGATTGGAGGAGACATTACAACCGATTATTACAAAGAAAGCTGAAGTTAATGATGAAGTAGAGAACAAGCAAGAAGTACAAGTCCCAAACATCGAATTGCACACTACATCCATCTCAGAAAAGACATTGTCCAAATCAAAAGCATTATTTGCCGATCAATTCGATCATCCTTCGACAATAGACATCTCAGAAAACGTTCATGAtgagaagataaaaaaatgtgatgGAAAACTTGCAAGCATTGGATTCCAAACTGCTCGTGGTACATCCATCAGTATCTCAGAAGAAGCATTATCCAGGGCAAAAGCGTTATTTGCCGATCAATTCGGCAATCCTTCGGAAATTGATATTGCAGAGAACGTTAATCGTGATGATGAAGAGATAAAGAAACGTAATGTAAAAGTTTCGTACGATGAATATCGAATTGCCAACTATCAACGAATAACAGTTGCGAATAAAGCTCCATTAAAGGCGCAAGAATTAATCTCTAACGACTGTGTGGATGAGAGTACTCCAGACAACGCGCTTGCAGCATTTCAAAAACGCAAACTAAGCTCAGACGAGAACACGCCGCTGAGCAGGGGTCCCGTGTCCGAGTTGAAGAAAGCTCGCCTCAGCAACGAGTTCCTAGCTCGAAGATTATCTTTCGAAAACGTTGACACGGACAACGAGGAGAGGAGTAAACCAAAAGATACATGCGCTACGAGCAAAATTACGAACAACGAAACTACAGACGACGAATGTATCAAAAAAGTTCAAGCATCTTGCACTGCCGATTTATCGAATGAAATAGCGAGCACTATCAAGCTTTGCCCGGATGGGAGAGAACAAATAGGTTCCATTACGGATTTTGACTTAGGCTCGCCTGAAAGAGGTACTGAACAGTCAACCGAATTGGATACAGCGAGCAGTCCTGTTATAGGAAGGCAGCCCATCTCGAGAAAGCGAAAGAGTTTAGGACGCCGAAAGGATCGACGAAGCGTACCAGCAGACAAGATGATGCTAAACGACGAGAATGTATCGTCACGAGGAAACATCCTGCCAGGAAATGCACCTTGCAAAGAAAAGGCCGACGTGAACGAATCAAACGCTGAAACGCAGAAGGAGAGGCAGAGTAACACCGAGTCGAGTGATTACGGTGACACTCAGATGATGATGGATTTCATCGACGAATCGGCGAAGATCCTGCGGAATCGTCTGGCAGCCGCGTTGGAACAGGAAGAGGTCATCACCGCCAAAAGGAGGTGTGGCTCGAAGAGGCAGTTGACCGGTCATCTATATCGCTGTAAGCAGACCGATGCTAACGCCCGTTTGTCATTGAGGCAGATCGCCAACGGCGCACCACCCACGCCGCGTTCGCATCAGGAGCTCATCGATCAGCGAATACCGCCGAATATCCTGGCGATCACCGCCGCGACGGCCGCGTCGTACAAGTTTCGATGCTCCGACTTTTACGGTAGCGACGTGGCGCGAGGTAACGTTCGCGGAATAGGAATGGAGGACGGCGTGCGCCTAATCCTCGATGAAAACGGGTACGTGGGAGTCTGGGAGTTCCTCCGTGCCTTTCTTGCCAGTCCGGGCGTAGATCCTAATCTCGTTCCCGCGCGCTGGGTCGACAATCATTACCGCTGGATCGTGTGGAAGCTGGCGTCGATGGATAGAATGAAATTCGGCACGGTCGAATTACCCAG AGCTTTAACACCTTCATATGTAATGGCGCAATTAAAGTATCGGTATGATCGGGAGATTGATCGGTCTCAGCGACCAGCGATAAGGCGTATCTTGGAGAAGGATGACGTCGCGTCCAAGAGGATGATCCTATGCGTATCATCTATTGTCgaa AACAGCAACGTAAGTACAGAAGTAGGAAAGAGTCCGCGCATAGGCGCACCGAAGTGGAAGATAGAATTAACCGATGGCTGGTACGGTATACCCGCCTGTATCGATGCAGGTTTGGCGAGAGCCATATCGATGGGCAAAATAAGAGAGGGCGCAAAATTAGTAGTGTCCGGCGCGGAATTGCTAAACTGCGATCAAGGTTGCTATCCACTGGAG GCACCCGCTGACGTGTGCTTGAAATTGCACGCGAATTCAGCCAGACGTGCACGATGGGACACGAAATTGGGATACGCGCCGCGTTCGGGACCGATACCCATCAAGTTACGCAACGTGTGCGCGAGCGGCGGTCTAATCGGCAAAATGACGATTACCGTCGCCAGAGTGTATCCGATGTTGTATCACGAGAGAACCGCATCCGGGGATTCAA TTGTCAGAAACGTCAAATGCGAGGAGAAAGCGCAAAGCAAGTACGAACAGCAATGCTGGTCCAAGATAGAGGCATTCTACGCTAACGCGGAGGACTTTCAAGGTGACGATCTTTCCGGCAAAACGGCCGGTATGACGATTCAATTGAGCGAAGATTACGAGAGCTTATCCACGGAG GAATTTGTCCCGAAAAAACAACGTGACGAGTTAATGCAAGAGTTACGCCTGAGGGAGGAAAAATTCAAGCAGGAATTGCAATCGAAATTACGCGCGAGTCTACCAGCGCCGCGACGAGTCTCCACGTTGCTCAAAGTTCGCGTGTGCGACGAGGACGCGAACGCTATCCTCGCGATCTGGTCGCCCAGCGAGGAAGTCGTCGATGTGCTCAAGGAAGGCGGCCGCGTCTCGCTTAGCAACGTCGTCGCTGCCGGAAAGAGGTATCGCTCTTGTGAAAGGGAAGTAGCCGCATCGCACGGATATGGTATTACGTATAATGAGTTTTACGAGCATGCAACAAGCGTACAATTGTTCGACAGGGGGTGCGAACTGCAGCTGACCGCGCGCCGGTCCGCGATTTTCAAACCGGCAAGGTGCAATGCGTCTTATCCTGCCAGAGTGTGCACGCCGTTTTGCGAGATAACGAATTCCAAGTTCGCTCCGCCTTATGGGGAATTCGATACGGTCGGGTTTGTCTGCTCCGTCGGTCCTGCCCCTTAC GGCATGAAGGATTTCGAAGTTGTACATTTAGCGTATTCGGAAGCCGATTCGAATGATCCTTTGTATCTCTCGATATTGTTTTGGCAAGGAATAGCCAGTTTTGGCTACGCGGAGATTCTTACTGTCGGATCCATCGTAGCGTGCAGTAATCTAGAATGGCGCAGGGCAACTCCGTGGAACATACCGGCGGCATATTGCACGGACAGGAGTACTTTTACATGCAATCCTCGCCAGAATTATTTGTACGAACCCTTTGAAAATTTGCGAAATCTGATCACG GAACCTGCCAAGTACGTTGAGAGATGTACTTCTAAACTTAATGCAGAATTGCAAAAGAagccgacgccgacgcgttACGCGCCCGGTAAAAATACTccgaataaaatatacagtTCGGGGTCAAGCGTCGACCGAAAAGCATTCAGCGACTATACGTCGCCGCTGTCAAGATTGGGAACTAGCAGTAGCTTGAGTTTTACTGCAGCTAATCCCTCGATTCAAAGACGACTTAAAAAACTCCAATATTATGGTGACGCGCCCGAATTATCTCCGATTGTACTAAGGCAATCCAAGAACCTCTCTTTGGACTTTAAATCGCCCATTCGTATTCCGGACGCGATCTCGACGAAAGACACGCCAAGTACTGATGAATTGAACAATTCAAGTTCGTCCGATGCGCCACAGAAATAA